actactactgctattactgcaCTACTATCACACCAGTACGGTGTCTCCCTTTTCATGGCAGTCCTGAACTACAAGAAGAGGTAGCGAGATAGCTACACCAACCTGGCTAAAGACGCCTGATAAcctggctgttgttgttgtttgctaCAGCAATGACTCCAGCTGTAAGAATGAGCCTGTTGAGGTGATGCCCTCCATCTCCCTGATCTCCACGTTCCCCCAAGCCCCCTCCACCTCCGACTCCGTCAGGATCAAGTGTCGCGAGATGCTGTCCCAGGCGCTACAGGCTGGAGGTAAGACCTAACACCCTACTGTAGAGCGTGTCCCATGCTCTACAGGCTTAATGGAAGGCTTAATAgaagcctctcaaatataatccagatagaatcaggaattccccagggtatcTGTTTAGGCCCCTTCCTTTTTTctatctttactaacgacatgccactgattttgagtaaagccagagtgtctatgtatgcggatgactcaacactatacacatcaaaaactaaaagcattatatttggaacaaaaacactcactaaaccctaaacctcaactaaatcttgtaataaataatgtggaaattgagcgaGTTGGGATGActgaactgcttggagtaacactagattgtaaactgtcatggtaaaAACATACTGATACAGCAGTGAGCTAAGATGGGGAAGACAAcaacaggaagaaaacaaaccaacgctacttttcacgtcttgcgcaactctcaacagtgttacccagttcctagttggcctacttcttcattgcacaaatgaataacctcaaccaaattccaaagacggGTGACATCCAGtagaagcggtaggaactgaaaaccagTTCCTAGAAATATAATTTGCTAACAagaactcactgaacagacagagacttaaaaaaaaaagaattctgaacggttagtcctcggggttttgcctgctacataagttctgttatactcacagacatcattcaaacagttttagaaacttcagagtgttttctatccaatactaataataatatgcatatattagcatctgggacagagtaggaggcagttcactctgggcacgctattcctccaaaagtgaaaatgctgccccttaTCCCAAAatggttaacctcttaagtcgaccctctacttttttgaacattctgttaaaaatcgcgcaacatttcagcgccctgctactcatgccaggaatatagtatatgcatttgcttagtctgtgtggatagaaaacactcagacgtttataaaactggttaaatcactgctgtggctttaccagaacggcatttacatcgaaaagcacaggaaaaactgatcactgaaaatatatccatgcgctacattgataaaggtgaaccacaattaattgactgaggttgcagtacctacagcttccacacggtgtctagagtcttgtcatttcccttcgagttttttcttggtcaaacacatacaggacaccgtatctaatccggtctaggaccggatattttcgttgagtttctagccggacatttttccagacggacagctaatgatctttacatcgcctcctgatgaattttatcgcttattaacgtttactaatacctaaagttgcattacaaacgtatttcaaaatgttttgtgaaagtttatcgtcgactttttgaattttaaaaaattacgttacgttttgaaacgatgtttttttcgtttatcacacagtctacatataacgatatctaggctttatatggaccgatttaatcgaaataaagacccaaatagtgtttatgggacatctaggagtgccgacaaagaagatggtgaaaggtaatgaatgttttctattttattgtgcggtttgtgtaacgccgaaatgctaattattttgtttacgtcccctgtgggtcttttggggtgttacatgctatcagataatagcttctcatgctttcgccgaaaagcattttaaaaatctgacttgttgcctggattcacaacgagtgtagctttaattcgataccctgcatgtgtattttaatgaacttttgagttttaactaatactattagcatttagcgtagcgcatttgcatttccagagctctagttgggacgcaagcgtcccgagtagaagcaagaggttaaagatGCTGTCACGGGCTCTACCGGCTAGAGGTAACTGGCTATATAACACCACctgacctctctcctcttctccagatGACTATATCGCTATAGGAGCTGACTGTGATGAACTGGGAGCTCAGATTGAAGAATATATCTTCTGTGAGTTTAAGAACACTGACCCCAAATATAAGAACCGTGTCAGGAGTCGCATCGCCAACCTGAAGGACATCAAGAACCCCAACCTCAGGAAGAGTGTTCTCTGTGGGAACGTCTCCCCCGACCGCATGGCCAAGATGACCGCTCAGGTAGGCTACCTAACCCTGACATCTAACCTCTACCATAACccttgacctctaacccttactgTTAGACTACATGGCCAAGATGACCGCTGAGATAccgtacccctaacccctaccttaacGTGTTCTGTGCTAACAGGAGATGACTAATGATGAGTTGAAGCTgataaggggcggcaggtagcctagtgattagagcgttggactagtaaccgaaaggttgctagattgaatcccgagccgacaaggtaaaactctgttgttctgcccctgaacaagtcagTTAGCCCACTTTTCCGAGgccgttgaaaataagaatgagtttttaaccgacttgcctagttaaatgaaggtaaaataaagaataaataaataaggaagaacctgacctctaacccctaccacTAACCTTACGTGTTTTGTGCTAACAGGAAATGGCTATTGACGAGCTGAAGCTCAATAGGAAAAActtgacctctaaccctaatGTCTTCCTGCTAACAGGAGATGGCTAGTGATGAGCTGAAGCTCAGAGGAAGAACCTGACAtcaaacccctaacccctaaccctaatgtctTCCTGCTAACAGGAGATGGCTAGTGATGAGCTGAAGCTCAGAGGAAGAACCTGACatcaaacccctaaccctaatgtctTCCTGCTAACAGGAGATGGCTAGTGATGAGCTGAAGCTCAGAGGAAGAACCTGACAtcaaacccctaacccctaaccctaatgtctTCCTGCTAACAGGAGATGGCTAGTGATGAGCTGAAGCTGATAAGGAAGAACCTGACCAAAGAAGCCATTAGAGATCACCAAGTGTCCCAGACCGGAGGGACCCagactgacctgttcacctgcgGCAAGTGCAAGAAGAAGAGGTGCACCTAcactcaggtaatataccatcaacTGTATAATACACCTAcactcaggtaatataccatcaacTGTATAATACACCTAcactcaggtaatataccatcaacTGTATAATACACCTACACTCAGGTACTATAccatacactatataatacacctcttcaggtactataccatccactatataatacacctcttctcaggtactataccatacactatataatacacctcttcaggtaatataccatcaacTATATAATActcctcctctcaggtaatataccatccactatataatacacctcctctcaggtaatataccatccactatataatacacctcctctcaggtaatataccatccactatataatacacctcctctcaggtaatataccatccactatataatacacctcttcaggtaatataccatccactatataatacacctcttcaggtaatataccatccactatataatacacctcctctcaggtaatataccatccactatataatatacctcttcaggtaatataccatccactatataatacacctcctcttcaggtaatataccatccaatatataatacacctcttcaggtaattataccatccactatataatacacctcttcaggtaatataccatccactatataatacacctcttcaggtaatataccatccactatataatacacctcttcaggtaatataccatccactatataatacacctcctctcaggtaatataccatccactatataatacacctcctctcaggtaatataccatccactatataatacacctcctctcaggtaatataccatccactatataatacacctcctctcaggtaatataccatccactatataatacacctcttcaggtaatataccatccactatataatacacctcctctcaggtaatataccatccactatataatacacctcttcaggtaatataccatccaatatataatacacctcctctcaggtaatataccatccactatataatatacctcttcaggtaatataccatcaacTGTATAATgcacctcttcaggtaatataccatcaactatataatacacctcctctcaggtaatataccatccactatataatacacctcctctcaggtaatataccatccactatataatacacctcctctcaggtaatataccatccactatataatacacctcttcaggtaatataccatccactatataatacacctcttcaggtaatataccatccactatataatacacctcttcaggtaatataccatccactatataatacacctcttcaggtaatataccatccaataTATAATgcacctcttcaggtaatataccatccactatataatacacctcttcaggtaatataccatccaatatataatacacctcttcaggtaatataccatccactatataatacacctcttcaggtaatataccatccaataTATAATGCACCTcttctcaggtaatataccatccactatataatactcctcctctcaggtaatataccatccactatataatacacctcctctcaggtaatataccatccactatataatacacctcctctcaggtaatataccatccactatataatacacctcctctcaggtaatataccatccactatataatacacctcctctcaggtactataccatccactatataatacacctcttcaggtaatataccatccactatataatacacctcttcaggtaatataccatccactatataatacacctcctctcaggtaatataccatccactatataatacacctcctctcaggtaatataccatccactatataatacacctcctctcaggtaatataccatccactatataatacacctctcaggtaatataccatccactatataatacacctcctctcaggtaatataccatccactatataatacacctcctctcaggtaatataccatccactatataatacacctcctctcaggtaatataccatccactatataatacactcttcaggtaatataccatccactatataatatacctcttcaggtaatataccatccactatataatacacctcctctcaggtaatataccatccactatataatacacctcttcaggtaatataccatccactatataatacacctcttcaggtaatataccatccactatataatacacctcttcaggtaatataccatccactatataatacacctcctctcaggtaatataccatccactatataatacacctcttctCAGGTAATATatcatccactatataatacacctcctctcaggtaatataccatccactatataatacacctcttcaggtaatataccatccactatataatatacctcttcaggtaatataccatccactatataatacacctcctctcaggtaatataccatccactatataatacacctcttcaggtaatataccatccactatataatacacctcttcaggtaatataccatccactatataatacacctcttcaggtaatataccatccactatataatacacctcctctcaggtaatataccatccactatataatacacctcctctcaggtaatataccatccactatataatacacctcctctcaggtaatatatcatccactatataatatacctcctctcaggtaatataccatccactatataatacacctcctctcaggtaatataccatccactatataatacacctcctctcaggtaatataccatccactatataatacacctcttcaggtaatataccatccactatataatacacctcttcaggtaatataccatccactatataatacacctcttcaggtaatataccatccactatataatacacctattcaggtaatataccatccactatataatacacctcctctcaggtaatataccatccactatataatacacctcctctcaggtaatataccatccactatataatacacctcctctcaggtaatataccatccactatataatacacctcttcaggtaatataccatccactatataatacacctcttctcaggtaatataccatccaatatataatacacctcttctcaggtaatataccatccactatataatatacctcttcaggtaatataccatccactatatagtacacctcttcaggtaatataccatccactatataatacacctcttcaggtaatataccatccactatataatacacctcttcaggtaatataccatccactatataatacacctcctctcaggtaatataccatccactatataatacacctccttcAGGTAATATACATCAACTGTATAATgcacctcttcaggtaatataccatccactgtATAATgcacctcttcaggtaatataccatcaacTATATAATGCACCtccttcaggtaatataccatccactatataatacacctcttcaggtaatataccatccactatataatacacctcttcaggtaatataccatccactatataatacacctccttcaggtaatataccatccactatataatacacctcttcaggtaatataccatccactatataatacacctcttcaggtaatataccatccaatatataatacacctcttcaggtaatataccatccactatataatacacctcttcaggtaatataccatccactatataatacacctcttcaggtaatataccatccactatataatacacctcttcaggtaatataccatccactatataatacacctcttctcaggtaatataccatccactatataatacacctcctctcaggtaatataccatccactatataatacacctcctctcaggtaatataccatccactatataatacacctcctctcaggtaatataccatccactatataatacacctcctctcaggtaatataccatccactatataatacacctcctctcaggtaatataccatccactatataatacacctcttcaggtaatataccatccactatataatacacctcttcaggtaatataccatccactatataatacactcctctcaggtaatataccatccactatataatacacctcttcaggtaatataccatccactatataatacacctcctctcaggtaatataccatccactatataatacacctcttcaggtaatataccatccactatataatacacctcctctcaggtaatataccatccactatataatacacctcctctcaggtaatataccatccactatataatacacctcctctcaggtaatataccatccactatataatacactccttcaggtaatataccatccactatataatacacctcttcaggtaatataccatccactatataatacactcctctcaggtaatataccatccactatataatacacctcttcaggtaatataccatccactatataatacacctcttcaggtaatataccatccactatataatacacctcttcaggtaatataccatccactatataatacacctctctcaggtaatataccatccactatataatacactcttctcaggtaatataccatccactatataatacacctcctctcaggtaatataccatccactatataatacacctcttcaggtaatataccatccactatataatacacctcttcaggtaatataccatccactatataatacacctcctctcaggtaatataccatccactatataatacacctcttcaggtaatataccatccactatataatacactcttcaggtaatataccatccactatataatacacctcttcaggtaatataccatccactatataatacacctcctctcaggtaatataccatccactatataatacacctcctctcaggtaatataccatccactatataatacacctcctctcaggtaatatatcatccactatataatacacctcctctcaggtaatataccatccactatataatacacctcctctcaggtaatataccatccactatataatacacctcctctcaggtaatataccatccactatataatacacctccttcaggtaatataccatccactatataatacacctcttcaggtaatataccatccactatataatacacctcttcaggtaatataccatccactatataatacacctcttcaggtaatataccatccactatataatacacctcctctcaggtaatataccatccactatataatacacctcctctcaggtaatataccatccactatataatacactcctctcaggtaatataccatccactatataataaacctcttcaggtaatataccatccactatataatacacctcttctcaggtaatataccatccactatataatacacctcttctcaggtaatataccatccactatataatatacttcaggtaatatacctctcaggtaatataccatccactatataatacacctcttcaggtaatataccatccactatataatacacctcttcaggtaatataccatccactatataatacctcttcaggtaatataccatccactatataatacacctcttcaggtaatataccatcaacTGTATAATgcacctcttcaggtaatataccatcaactgtataatacacctcttcaggtaatataccatccactatataatacaccatccactatataatacacctcttcaggtaatataccatccactatataatacacctcctctcaggtaatataccatccactatataatacacctccttcaggtaatataccatccactatataatacacctcttcaggtaatataccatccactatataatacacctcttcaggtaatataccatccactatataatacacctcctctcaggtaatataccatccactatataatacacctcctctcaggtaatataccatccaataTATAATAcactcctctcaggtaatataccatccactatataaatACCTCTTCACCATCCaatatataatacacctcttcaggtaatataccatccactatataatacacctcttcaggtaatataccatccactatataatacacctcctctcaggtaatataccatccactatataatacacctcctctcaggtaatataccatccactatataatacacctcctctcaggtaatataccatccactatataatacacctccttcAGGTAATATATACCATCCACTCttataatataccatccactatataatacacctccttcaggtaatataccatccactatataatacacctcctctcaggtaatataccatccactatataatacacctcttcaggtaatataccatccactatataatacacctcctctcaggtaatataccatccactatataatacacctcctctcaggtaatataccatccactatataatacacctcctctcaggtaatataccatccactatataatacacctcttcaggtaatataccatccactatataatacacctcttcaggtaatataccatccactatataatatacctcctctcaggtaatataccatccactatataatacacctcttcaggtaatataccatccactatataatacacctcttcaggtaatataccatccactatataatacacctcctctcaggtaatataccatccactatataatacacctcctctcaggtaatataccatccactatataatacacctcctctcaggtaatataccatccactatataataaggtaatataccatccaatatataatacacctcttcaggtaatataccatccactatataatacacctctctcaggtaatataccatccactatataatacacctcctctcaggtaatataccatccactatataatacacctcctctcaggtaatataccatccactatataatacacctcctctcaggtaatataccatccactatataatacacctcctctcaggtaatataccatccactatataatacacctcctctcaggtaatataccatccactatataatacacctcctctcaggtaatataccatccactatataatacacctcttcaggtaatataccatccactatataatacacctcttcaggtaatataccatccactatataatacacctcctctcaggtaatataccatccactatataatacacctctcaggtaatataccatccactatataatacacctcttaggtaatatacactatataatcctctcaggtaatataccatccactatataatacacctcctctcaggtaatataccatccactatataatacacctcctctcaggtaatataccatccactatataatacacctcctctcaggtaatataccatccactatataatacaccatccactcttcaggtaatataccatccactatataatacacctcctctcaggtaatataccatccactatataatacacctcttcaggtaatataccatccactatataatacacctcttcaggtaatataccatccactatataatacacctcttcaggtaatataccatccactatataatacacctcctctcaggtaatataccatccactatataatacacctcctctcaggtaatataccatccactatataatacacctcctctcaggtaatataccatccactatataatacacctcctctcaggtaatataccatccactatataatacacctcttcaggtaatataccatccactatataatacacctcctctcaggtaataatatatataatacacctcttcaggtaatataccatccactatataatacacctcttcaggtaatataccatccactatataatacacctcttcaggtaatataccatccactatataatatacctcttcaggtaatataccatccactatataatacacctcctcttcaggtaatataccatccaatatataatacacctcttcaggtaatataccatccactacacctcttcaggtaatataatccactatataatacacctcttcaggtaatataccatccactatataatacacctcctctcaggtaatataccatccactatataatacacctcctctcaggtaatataccatccactatataatacacctcctctcaggtaatataccatccactatataatacacctcttcaggtaatatactatccactatataatacacctcttcaggtaatataccatccactatataatacacctcttcaggtaatataccatccactatataatacacctcctctcaggtaatataccatccactatataatacacctcttcaggtaatataccatcaacTGTATAATgcacctcttcaggtaatataccatcaacTGTATAATgcacctcttcaggtaatataccatcaacTGTATAATgcacctcttcaggtaatataccatcaacTGTATAATgcacctcttcaggtaatataccatccactatataatacacctcttcaggtaatataccatccactatataatacacctcctctcaggtaatataccatccactatataatacacctcctctcaggtaatataccatccaatatataatacacctcttcaggtaatataccatccactatataatacacctcttcaggtaatataccatccactatataatacacctcctctcaggtaatataccatccaataTATAATACaccctctcaggtaatataccatccactatataatacacctcttcaggtaatataccatccaatatataatacacatccactatataatacacctcctcaggtaatataccatccactatataatacacctcctctcaggtaatataccatccactatataatacacctcctcaggtaatataccatccactatataatacacctcctctcaggtaatataccatccactatataatacacctcctctcaggtaatataccatccactatataatacacctcttcaggtaatataccatccactatataatacacctcctctcaggtaatataccatccactatataatacacctcctctcaggtaatataccatccactatataatacacctcttcaggtaatataccatccactatataatacacctcctctcaggtaatataccatccactatataatacacctcctctcaggtaatataccatccactatataatacacctcctctcaggtaatataccatccactatataatatacc
The sequence above is a segment of the Oncorhynchus nerka isolate Pitt River linkage group LG20, Oner_Uvic_2.0, whole genome shotgun sequence genome. Coding sequences within it:
- the tcea1 gene encoding transcription elongation factor A protein 1 isoform X5, producing MTLELLQSTRIGMSVNAIRKQSTDDEVTSLAKALIKSWKKLLDEPGGGDKSLEEKRKEPSTPTSLVSPSQGSPEPREESNDSSCKNEPVEVMPSISLISTFPQAPSTSDSVRIKCREMLSQALQAGDDYIAIGADCDELGAQIEEYIFCEFKNTDPKYKNRVRSRIANLKDIKNPNLRKSVLCGNVSPDRMAKMTAQEMASDELKLIRKNLTKEAIRDHQVSQTGGTQTDLFTCGKCKKKRCTYTQVQTRSADEPMTTFVFCNDCGNRWKVC
- the tcea1 gene encoding transcription elongation factor A protein 1 isoform X1 — translated: MGKKEEEEIIRIAKKMDKMAQKKSGVGALDLLKELRAVPMTLELLQSTRIGMSVNAIRKQSTDDEVTSLAKALIKSWKKLLDEPGGGDKSLEEKRKEPSTPTSLVSPSQGSPEPREESNDSSCKNEPVEVMPSISLISTFPQAPSTSDSVRIKCREMLSQALQAGDDYIAIGADCDELGAQIEEYIFCEFKNTDPKYKNRVRSRIANLKDIKNPNLRKSVLCGNVSPDRMAKMTAQEMASDELKLIRKNLTKEAIRDHQVSQTGGTQTDLFTCGKCKKKRCTYTQVQTRSADEPMTTFVFCNDCGNRWKFC
- the tcea1 gene encoding transcription elongation factor A protein 1 isoform X2, giving the protein MGKKEEEEIIRIAKKMDKMAQKKSGVGALDLLKELRAVPMTLELLQSTRIGMSVNAIRKQSTDDEVTSLAKALIKSWKKLLDEPGGGDKSLEEKRKEPSTPTSLVSPSQGSPEPREESNDSSCKNEPVEVMPSISLISTFPQAPSTSDSVRIKCREMLSQALQAGDDYIAIGADCDELGAQIEEYIFCEFKNTDPKYKNRVRSRIANLKDIKNPNLRKSVLCGNVSPDRMAKMTAQEMASDELKLIRKNLTKEAIRDHQVSQTGGTQTDLFTCGKCKKKRCTYTQVQTRSADEPMTTFVFCNDCGNRWKVC
- the tcea1 gene encoding transcription elongation factor A protein 1 isoform X4: MGKKEEEEIIRIAKKMDKMAQKKSGSTRIGMSVNAIRKQSTDDEVTSLAKALIKSWKKLLDEPGGGDKSLEEKRKEPSTPTSLVSPSQGSPEPREESNDSSCKNEPVEVMPSISLISTFPQAPSTSDSVRIKCREMLSQALQAGDDYIAIGADCDELGAQIEEYIFCEFKNTDPKYKNRVRSRIANLKDIKNPNLRKSVLCGNVSPDRMAKMTAQEMASDELKLIRKNLTKEAIRDHQVSQTGGTQTDLFTCGKCKKKRCTYTQVQTRSADEPMTTFVFCNDCGNRWKVC
- the tcea1 gene encoding transcription elongation factor A protein 1 isoform X3, whose product is MGKKEEEEIIRIAKKMDKMAQKKSGSTRIGMSVNAIRKQSTDDEVTSLAKALIKSWKKLLDEPGGGDKSLEEKRKEPSTPTSLVSPSQGSPEPREESNDSSCKNEPVEVMPSISLISTFPQAPSTSDSVRIKCREMLSQALQAGDDYIAIGADCDELGAQIEEYIFCEFKNTDPKYKNRVRSRIANLKDIKNPNLRKSVLCGNVSPDRMAKMTAQEMASDELKLIRKNLTKEAIRDHQVSQTGGTQTDLFTCGKCKKKRCTYTQVQTRSADEPMTTFVFCNDCGNRWKFC